In a genomic window of Procambarus clarkii isolate CNS0578487 chromosome 10, FALCON_Pclarkii_2.0, whole genome shotgun sequence:
- the LOC123745486 gene encoding chemotaxis regulatory protein ChePep, with the protein MSSESADVKEVPETKEEEKQEEKKEEKKEEKEEKKEEKKEEKQEEKKEEEEVAKEAKDVANEETKEETKDAKEDKEEEVKEEDTKKEAPVEEVKGDAPAAEDVKAPES; encoded by the exons atgagttCTG AATCTGCTGATGTAAAGGAAGTTCCCGAGActaaggaggaggagaagcaggaagagaagaaggaagagaagaaggaagagaaggaagaaaagaaggaagaaaagaaggaggagaagcaagaggaaaagaaggaggaggaggaagtggcAAAGGAGGCCAAGGATGTGGCTAACGAGGAGACTAAAGAGGAGACCAAGGATGCTAAAGAAGACAAAGAAG AGGAAGTCAAAGAAGAAGATACTAAGAAAGAAGCACCTGTTGAAGAAGTAAAGGGAGATGCACCTGCTGCAGAAGATGTCAAAGCACCAGAATCTTAA